The DNA region GGATCCTGCTCGGCGGCGAGGTAGTGGTCGACTACGCGTTGCGTTTGAAGCAGGAGTTCGGCCCGACGCGCACCTGGGTGGCCGGCTACACGAACGACGTGATGGCCTACATCCCGTCGCGGCGCGTGCTGGTCGAAGGCGGCTACGAAGGCGGCGGCGCGATGGTCTACTACGGCCAGCCGACGCGTTGGGCACCCAGCGTCGAGGAGACGATCGTCGGCGAAGTGCATCGGCAAATCGAGGCCCTCGCCGCAGTACGCTGAACAAGCGCTCCGCCGCGAGCGCGGCGCGTGAGATGCGAGCCTGTACGACATGGATCAGCTCGCGGCCATCGTGTTGTGCGGCGGCGAAAGCCGCCGGATGGGCCGGCCCAAGGCCTGGCTTCCGTTGGGCGACGAGACGCTCCTCGGGCGGGTCGTGCGCCTCGCCGGCGAGGCGGCCCGTGAGGTGATCGTCGTGGCGGCCACGGGGCAAGATCTGCCGGAACTGCCCCCGCAGACCAAGATCGTCCGCGACCTGGTCGCACAAAGTGGGCCGTTGGAAGGATTGCGGTCGGGCCTGCGCGCCGTCGATCCGCAGCTTCGTGCCGCGTTCGTGACGGGCGTCGACTACCCGTTCATCGACCCTCGGGTGATCGCCTTGCTCGCCGCGCGGCTGGCCGAGCACGACGTCGCGCTGCCGAGCGTCGGCGGGCGGCTGCAACCGCTCGTGGCCGTGTATGCGAGGGCCTTGCTGCCGCGAATCGAATCGTTGCTGGCCCAAGGTGAGCGTCGATTGCTCGCTTTGGCCGAGGCCGCGACTGTCGCAATCGTCGCAGAAGACGACTTGCGCCGCGTCGATCCTGAGCTGGCCTGTGTCGTGAATGTCAACAACCCGGCGGCCTACGAGTCGGCACGGCAGCGCCTGTCACAGTGGCCGCCGTCGGGGGACAACGCGGACGGAGAACTCGCCCACTGACGACAATTTGCTTGATTGGCTCGACACGGATACGGAATATTGGGTCATTGAGCTTGAGTTCGCGGCGCGTCGTTCATCGCAGGGCAGGCAAGCATGGACGCAGGGCAAAGGACCGGATCGGTTGTCTCCCAGGACACCCCGAGCGAAGAACCTCCGGCGCTGACTCCGGCCGACATCGCGGCGGCGCTGGCGGAGCCGATTGCGCCGATCCCCAAGTCGCGCTTGTATCGGCTGGGACTGGCCGTGGTGGCCATCATGATGGTCTTGCTGCCGGGACTGTATTTGCTGTTGCTCGCCACGATTGCCTACGCGATGTACTGGTACGCGAGCGTAGGCGTAGCTCAGGCGATGGGACATCGCCCCGGTGCTTATCGCGCCGTTTTCGCCGTGGCACCGCTGTTCGCCGGCGTCACGGTGCTGGTGTTTATGATCAAACCCATCTTGGCACGGCGGCAGCAGCGGTTTGCCCCTCATTCGATCGCCTTGGATGACCAGCCGTTGCTGCGGGCGGTACTCGAAGCGCTGTGCCAGCGGCTCGGCGCGCCGTTTCCGCAGCGGGTCGACCTCGATTGCAACGT from Pirellulales bacterium includes:
- a CDS encoding molybdenum cofactor guanylyltransferase; the encoded protein is MDQLAAIVLCGGESRRMGRPKAWLPLGDETLLGRVVRLAGEAAREVIVVAATGQDLPELPPQTKIVRDLVAQSGPLEGLRSGLRAVDPQLRAAFVTGVDYPFIDPRVIALLAARLAEHDVALPSVGGRLQPLVAVYARALLPRIESLLAQGERRLLALAEAATVAIVAEDDLRRVDPELACVVNVNNPAAYESARQRLSQWPPSGDNADGELAH